In the genome of Nocardioides seonyuensis, one region contains:
- a CDS encoding ribonuclease HII produces the protein MTVRRDAGLYGYERALRRAGLDPIAGVDEAGRGACAGPLVAGAVVLPPGKAGIVPGLADSKLLTEKARERVYAQVVRRALAWSVVVIDSEECDRLGMHVANVEALRRAVARLDTRPAYVLTDGFPVDGLEVPGLAVWKGDRVAACIAAASVVAKVTRDRIMCELDDAWPSYDFRTHKGYITETHSAALTQHGPSPVHRMRFVNVRRAAGLVDSVGSGPAPGPMAAHAETEDA, from the coding sequence ATGACCGTCCGCCGCGATGCGGGCCTCTACGGCTACGAACGCGCGTTGCGCCGCGCCGGGCTCGACCCGATCGCCGGCGTGGACGAGGCGGGCCGAGGTGCCTGCGCCGGCCCCCTGGTGGCCGGTGCTGTCGTGCTGCCACCGGGCAAGGCCGGCATCGTCCCGGGCCTGGCCGACTCCAAGCTGCTCACCGAGAAGGCCCGGGAGCGGGTCTACGCCCAGGTCGTGCGCCGCGCCCTGGCCTGGTCGGTCGTGGTGATCGACAGCGAGGAGTGCGACCGTCTCGGCATGCACGTCGCCAACGTCGAGGCCCTGCGCCGCGCGGTGGCGCGGCTGGACACGCGACCCGCCTACGTCCTGACCGACGGGTTCCCCGTCGACGGGCTCGAGGTCCCGGGACTGGCCGTGTGGAAGGGGGACCGTGTCGCCGCCTGCATCGCCGCGGCGTCAGTGGTCGCCAAGGTCACTCGCGACCGGATCATGTGCGAGCTCGACGACGCCTGGCCGTCCTACGACTTCCGGACCCACAAGGGCTACATCACCGAGACCCACTCGGCCGCGCTGACCCAGCACGGTCCCTCGCCCGTCCACCGCATGAGGTTCGTGAACGTCCGCCGGGCGGCGGGCCTGGTCGATAGTGTCGGGAGCGGTCCTGCGCCGGGGCCGATGGCAGCGCACGCCGAGACGGAGGACGCATGA
- the lepB gene encoding signal peptidase I, whose amino-acid sequence MTSDDDRVSSADPTEEARSSHSRHKRKPLPLWQETILLLGVALVLALVVKTFFIQAFYIPSESMEPGLVVDDRILVQKVSYWGGGEPERGDVVVFEDPGGWLSGVGAEPATPMIKVMTKLGLYPTGGHLVKRVIGVAGDTIECCDDQGRLLVNGEPLDEDDYVQRAGVTCNGPMVNGCDKDWTAGPVPDGHVFVMGDNRARSADSSEHMCTDRETDCVPGDEFVRADSVVGKVFVLLWPADRFTWKTRPETFEDVPDAKS is encoded by the coding sequence GTGACTTCCGACGACGACCGCGTCTCCTCCGCTGATCCGACCGAGGAGGCGCGGTCGTCGCACTCCCGGCACAAGCGCAAGCCACTGCCCCTGTGGCAGGAGACGATCCTGCTCCTGGGCGTCGCCCTGGTGCTCGCGCTCGTCGTCAAGACGTTCTTCATCCAGGCGTTCTACATCCCCTCGGAGTCGATGGAGCCGGGCCTGGTCGTCGACGACCGGATCCTCGTGCAGAAGGTCTCCTACTGGGGCGGTGGCGAGCCCGAGCGTGGCGACGTCGTGGTCTTCGAGGACCCGGGCGGTTGGCTCTCGGGGGTGGGCGCCGAGCCGGCGACGCCGATGATCAAGGTGATGACCAAGCTCGGTCTCTACCCGACGGGTGGGCACCTCGTGAAGCGCGTCATCGGAGTCGCGGGCGACACGATCGAGTGCTGTGACGACCAGGGTCGCCTGCTCGTCAACGGTGAGCCTCTCGACGAGGACGACTACGTCCAGCGGGCTGGCGTGACCTGCAACGGACCCATGGTCAACGGCTGCGACAAGGACTGGACCGCCGGCCCGGTTCCTGACGGCCACGTCTTCGTGATGGGCGACAACCGGGCGCGCTCGGCCGACTCCTCCGAGCACATGTGCACTGACCGGGAGACCGACTGCGTCCCGGGCGACGAGTTCGTCCGGGCCGACTCGGTCGTGGGCAAGGTCTTCGTGCTGCTCTGGCCCGCCGACAGGTTCACCTGGAAGACACGTCCCGAGACCTTCGAGGACGTTCCCGACGCGAAGTCGTGA
- the rplS gene encoding 50S ribosomal protein L19 — protein MTNAITELGNAHKRDDVPAFRAGDTVKVHVKVVEGSRSRVQVFQGVVIRVHGSGVGRTFTVRKVSFGVGVERTFPLNSPIFESIEVVTRGDVRRAKLYYLRNLRGKAAKIKERREA, from the coding sequence ATGACCAATGCCATCACCGAGCTCGGCAACGCCCACAAGCGCGACGACGTCCCGGCCTTCCGCGCCGGTGACACCGTCAAGGTCCACGTGAAGGTCGTCGAGGGCAGCCGCTCGCGCGTCCAGGTCTTCCAGGGAGTGGTGATCCGGGTCCACGGCTCGGGCGTCGGGCGCACCTTCACCGTCCGCAAGGTCTCCTTCGGCGTCGGCGTCGAGCGCACCTTCCCGCTGAACTCCCCGATCTTCGAGTCGATCGAGGTCGTGACCCGCGGCGACGTGCGTCGAGCCAAGCTCTACTACCTCCGCAACCTGCGCGGCAAGGCGGCCAAGATCAAGGAGCGCCGCGAGGCCTGA
- the trmD gene encoding tRNA (guanosine(37)-N1)-methyltransferase TrmD — MRIDVITIFPDYLAPLSLSLPGKARDKGLLDLRVHDLRDWTQDRHRTVDDTPYGGGAGMVMKPEPWGDALDAIAAGATIIFTTPSGEPFSQGLAQELSKREHLVLACGRYEGIDQRVVDHAATVGEVREVSLGDYVLNGGEVAALAITEAVVRLLPGFMGNAESLVEESHEDGLLEYPVYTKPASWRGREVPEVLLSGDHGRIATWRHDQRVRRTAARRPDLVAAVAATGALSDLEVRRAVPADAGEIYTLQRACWLQELEANPGVTIPALEESLEDVRRGLAEWATYVARDPASGRLVGGVRGRVDHGEWDIGRIMVAPDLQGRGLGRDLLALIEDVAPPEATGFVLFTGTGSQQNIRMYKRAGYRLRPDRPAPTGAVVLTKRRISPRT; from the coding sequence GTGAGGATCGACGTCATCACGATCTTTCCCGACTACCTGGCGCCGCTCTCGCTGAGCCTCCCGGGCAAGGCACGGGACAAGGGGCTGCTCGACCTGCGCGTCCACGACCTCCGCGACTGGACCCAGGACCGCCACCGGACCGTCGATGACACCCCCTACGGCGGTGGTGCCGGCATGGTGATGAAGCCCGAGCCGTGGGGGGATGCCCTCGACGCGATCGCCGCCGGGGCGACGATCATCTTCACCACGCCCAGCGGGGAGCCGTTCTCCCAGGGGTTGGCCCAGGAGCTCAGCAAGCGCGAGCACCTGGTCCTCGCGTGCGGACGCTACGAGGGAATCGACCAGCGGGTGGTCGACCACGCCGCCACCGTGGGTGAGGTGCGTGAGGTGTCGCTCGGCGACTACGTCCTCAACGGTGGAGAGGTCGCGGCGCTCGCCATCACCGAGGCCGTGGTGCGCCTGCTTCCCGGCTTCATGGGTAACGCCGAGTCACTGGTCGAGGAGTCCCACGAGGACGGTCTGCTGGAGTACCCCGTCTACACCAAGCCCGCCTCCTGGCGTGGACGCGAGGTTCCCGAGGTGCTGCTCTCCGGCGACCACGGGAGGATCGCGACGTGGCGCCACGACCAGCGCGTGCGTCGTACTGCTGCCCGTCGCCCCGACCTCGTGGCTGCGGTGGCAGCGACCGGCGCCCTGTCCGACCTCGAGGTGCGCCGTGCGGTCCCGGCCGACGCCGGCGAGATCTACACGCTGCAGCGTGCGTGCTGGTTGCAGGAGCTGGAGGCCAACCCGGGGGTCACCATCCCTGCGCTCGAGGAGAGCCTCGAGGACGTACGCCGTGGGCTCGCCGAGTGGGCGACCTACGTCGCGCGCGACCCCGCATCCGGTCGCCTCGTCGGCGGGGTCCGCGGGCGCGTCGACCACGGCGAGTGGGACATCGGACGGATCATGGTCGCCCCAGACCTGCAGGGCCGGGGGCTGGGCCGAGACCTCCTCGCCCTCATCGAGGACGTCGCGCCGCCCGAGGCGACGGGATTCGTCCTCTTCACGGGCACGGGGTCGCAGCAGAACATCCGCATGTACAAGAGGGCCGGCTACCGGTTGCGTCCTGACCGGCCCGCACCCACGGGAGCCGTGGTCCTCACCAAGCGTCGGATTTCGCCGCGGACGTGA
- the rimM gene encoding ribosome maturation factor RimM (Essential for efficient processing of 16S rRNA) → MSEDIELVVGRIGKPHGVRGEVTVDVRTDEPERRFAPGTTLRAAPPAGADRRPATLTVTRSRWHQQTLLVTFEELTDRNAAEAARGTVLHATVPADEQPEDPDEYYDHQLVGLAAEDTDGTPLGEVTAVVHGAAQDLLRIRTTDGRDALVPFVAALVPEVDVAGGRVVVADRPGLVAPFADEAGS, encoded by the coding sequence GTGAGTGAGGACATCGAGCTGGTGGTCGGTCGGATCGGCAAGCCGCACGGGGTGCGAGGAGAGGTCACCGTCGACGTCCGCACAGACGAGCCCGAGCGCCGTTTCGCGCCCGGCACGACCCTGCGCGCCGCACCTCCGGCCGGTGCGGACCGCCGTCCTGCGACGCTCACCGTGACCAGGTCACGCTGGCACCAGCAGACCCTGCTCGTCACGTTCGAGGAGCTCACCGATCGCAACGCCGCCGAGGCCGCGCGCGGCACGGTCCTGCACGCCACGGTGCCGGCCGACGAGCAGCCGGAGGACCCCGACGAGTACTACGACCACCAGCTCGTGGGGCTCGCGGCCGAGGACACCGACGGGACCCCGCTGGGGGAGGTGACCGCCGTGGTCCACGGCGCCGCCCAGGACCTCCTCCGCATCAGGACCACCGACGGGCGCGACGCCCTGGTGCCGTTCGTGGCAGCGCTCGTGCCGGAGGTCGACGTCGCCGGCGGGCGGGTCGTCGTCGCCGACAGGCCCGGGCTGGTCGCTCCGTTCGCGGACGAGGCCGGCTCGTGA
- a CDS encoding RNA-binding protein: MLPDALEHLVRGVVDNPDDVVVRDKQLRRGSILEVRVHPDDLGKVIGRNGRTATAFRTVISALAGRGGARIDFVDTDRRR; the protein is encoded by the coding sequence GTGCTCCCCGACGCCCTCGAGCACCTCGTGCGCGGCGTGGTCGACAACCCCGACGACGTCGTCGTGCGCGACAAGCAGCTGCGTCGCGGGTCGATCCTCGAGGTTCGTGTGCACCCCGACGACCTCGGCAAGGTGATCGGCCGCAACGGCCGGACAGCCACGGCGTTCCGCACCGTGATCTCGGCCCTGGCAGGTCGCGGCGGTGCGCGGATCGACTTCGTCGACACCGACCGCCGCCGGTAG
- the rpsP gene encoding 30S ribosomal protein S16, translating into MAVKIRLKRLGKIRVPQYRIVVVDSRKKRDGKVLEEIGKYHPKEEPSFIEVTSERAQYWLGVGAQPSEAVEAILKITGDWQKFKGLPGTEGTLKVKEPKRSKLDIFNEALKEAASEPKGAAVTKKSSKKAEEKTEEAAPAAESAPEVPASETPEGAAEQAEAAETVTAEDAGKSEA; encoded by the coding sequence GTGGCCGTCAAGATCCGTTTGAAGCGCCTGGGCAAGATCCGGGTCCCGCAGTACCGCATCGTCGTCGTCGACTCCCGCAAGAAGCGCGACGGCAAGGTCCTCGAGGAGATCGGCAAGTACCACCCCAAGGAGGAGCCCTCGTTCATCGAGGTCACCTCCGAGCGGGCGCAGTACTGGCTCGGCGTGGGCGCACAGCCCTCCGAGGCCGTCGAGGCCATCCTCAAGATCACCGGCGACTGGCAGAAGTTCAAGGGCCTGCCGGGCACCGAGGGCACGCTCAAGGTCAAGGAGCCCAAGCGCTCCAAGCTCGACATCTTCAACGAGGCGCTGAAGGAGGCCGCCAGCGAGCCCAAGGGCGCTGCGGTCACCAAGAAGTCCTCGAAGAAGGCCGAGGAGAAGACCGAGGAGGCGGCTCCGGCTGCCGAGTCGGCTCCTGAGGTCCCCGCGTCGGAGACTCCTGAGGGCGCCGCCGAGCAGGCCGAGGCGGCCGAGACCGTCACCGCCGAGGACGCCGGCAAGAGCGAGGCGTGA
- a CDS encoding calcium-binding protein produces the protein MRTVHWLAVALAAAGLTSATAVQAAGPAMCDGRLATIVGSPGDDRITGTSGSDVILAGGGRDSVDGRGGDDRVCGGAGADVIVGGPGDDRLFGEGNQFHADRGGVHFRGDVLDGGAGDDLLDVGPTPDADSLAGERVEFLTVPGAVAVDLAAGTSTGQGDDVIRVRRNMSVRTGDGDDTILGTRRADSVDAGPGNDTVRLMRGQDTYVERRTSLPDDDVVDTGGGYDTVDVVSGADTVMTGREADSVGLRGRGPHRVETGPGSDLVVAGTSDAPGSSYDMGPGAADDLSLDVGPLRGEGGVLPIRIDIPAGQLLLTGPAGPVTVEIHGIEDFVLGKEFRIDFLGSDADESLFLAPVGSIPVHALMGGGDDRVWGSRGDDHLDGGAGVDTAYGDEGDDTCVGIEHPTSC, from the coding sequence ATGAGGACTGTCCACTGGCTGGCCGTGGCGCTGGCCGCGGCAGGGTTGACGTCCGCCACAGCGGTGCAGGCTGCCGGGCCGGCCATGTGCGACGGCAGGCTCGCGACCATCGTGGGGAGCCCGGGTGACGACCGGATCACCGGCACCTCCGGCTCCGACGTGATCCTGGCCGGCGGCGGCCGGGACTCGGTCGACGGCCGTGGCGGCGACGACCGCGTCTGCGGCGGTGCGGGGGCAGACGTGATCGTCGGCGGGCCTGGGGACGACCGGCTCTTCGGCGAGGGCAACCAGTTCCACGCCGACCGCGGAGGCGTCCACTTCCGCGGCGACGTGCTCGACGGTGGCGCCGGAGACGACCTCCTGGACGTCGGACCCACTCCCGACGCCGACAGCCTCGCCGGTGAGCGGGTTGAGTTCCTCACGGTTCCGGGAGCGGTGGCCGTGGACCTCGCCGCAGGCACCTCGACCGGGCAGGGTGACGACGTCATCCGCGTGCGGCGGAACATGTCGGTGCGCACCGGCGACGGGGACGACACGATCCTGGGGACGAGACGGGCCGACAGCGTCGATGCCGGCCCGGGCAACGACACCGTGCGGCTGATGCGGGGCCAGGACACGTACGTCGAGCGCCGCACGTCCCTGCCCGACGACGACGTGGTCGACACCGGGGGCGGCTACGACACTGTCGACGTCGTGTCCGGGGCCGACACCGTCATGACGGGGAGGGAGGCTGACTCCGTCGGACTGAGGGGTCGCGGGCCGCACAGGGTGGAGACGGGTCCCGGCAGTGATCTGGTCGTCGCCGGCACGAGCGACGCCCCCGGGTCGTCGTACGACATGGGGCCGGGAGCCGCCGACGACCTGTCACTCGACGTCGGGCCCCTGCGCGGCGAGGGGGGTGTGCTGCCGATCCGGATCGACATCCCGGCCGGCCAGCTCCTGCTGACAGGACCTGCGGGGCCTGTCACCGTCGAGATCCACGGCATCGAGGACTTCGTGCTCGGGAAGGAGTTCAGGATCGACTTCCTGGGCAGCGATGCCGACGAGTCGCTGTTCCTCGCTCCCGTCGGGTCCATCCCGGTGCACGCACTCATGGGCGGCGGCGACGACCGTGTGTGGGGGTCTCGGGGCGACGACCACCTCGACGGTGGCGCCGGGGTCGACACGGCCTACGGGGACGAGGGGGACGACACCTGTGTGGGGATCGAGCACCCCACGAGCTGTTGA
- a CDS encoding GNAT family N-acetyltransferase, protein MSGIVDLFPPFGLRICAGPLELRGITDDVLPELCDLVVGGIHDPDEMPFYFPWTDAPKEELARNTAAYHWRTRAEFSREQWGLHLAVFHDGHLVGTQGLETSDYLVTRTGETGSWLGRQFQGRGIGTAMRQVVCAFAFDHLGAAAITSGAFLDNPASLAVSRKVGYVPNGVRRLKRREGELALNQALLLTPDAFVRGPDELQVSGVEAFRQAIGLDA, encoded by the coding sequence ATGTCCGGCATCGTAGACCTCTTCCCGCCCTTCGGGCTGCGCATCTGCGCGGGGCCGCTCGAGCTCCGCGGGATCACCGACGACGTCCTTCCCGAGCTCTGCGACCTCGTCGTCGGAGGGATCCACGACCCGGACGAGATGCCGTTCTACTTCCCGTGGACCGACGCCCCCAAGGAGGAGCTGGCTCGCAACACCGCGGCCTACCACTGGCGCACTCGCGCAGAGTTCTCCCGGGAGCAGTGGGGCCTGCACCTCGCGGTCTTCCACGATGGCCACCTGGTCGGCACCCAGGGTCTCGAGACCTCCGACTACCTCGTGACGCGCACCGGTGAGACCGGGTCGTGGTTGGGGCGCCAGTTCCAGGGCCGGGGCATCGGGACCGCGATGCGCCAGGTCGTGTGCGCGTTCGCCTTCGACCACCTCGGCGCGGCAGCCATCACCTCTGGTGCCTTCCTAGACAACCCGGCCTCGCTCGCGGTCTCGCGCAAGGTCGGTTACGTCCCCAACGGCGTCCGCAGGCTCAAGCGGCGCGAGGGCGAGCTGGCGCTGAACCAGGCGCTGCTGCTCACCCCGGACGCGTTCGTGCGCGGCCCCGACGAGCTCCAGGTCAGCGGAGTGGAAGCGTTCCGCCAGGCGATCGGCCTGGACGCGTAA
- a CDS encoding VanW family protein yields MGPSSPEAATQAQPFRVPAHLTGPPRLTQRHPRLLPLAIAVHRARRRTSWIKASLTGTTCWATTRAAEPLPHRVKQHGSLLLRELDPDRMVLQHNKVTNLRLASSHVDGLLIRPGETLSFNRVVGNCTRRQGYLDGMRLSNGSPESGVGGGICQLANLIHWMVLHSPLTVVERSEHSFDLFPDTGRVVPWGVGCSIVYNYVDLVVRNDTDLTFQLGVEVGKRFLHGQLRSDERPPRSFEVEAREEEFVRHDDRVFRRNQIWRRALDPDTGSPVGEELLKANFALVVYDLSPDTPVVDA; encoded by the coding sequence ATGGGGCCATCCTCGCCGGAAGCGGCCACGCAGGCCCAACCATTTCGGGTCCCTGCTCATCTCACCGGCCCACCGCGACTGACCCAGCGTCATCCCCGACTCCTCCCGCTGGCGATCGCTGTCCACCGCGCACGGCGTCGTACGTCGTGGATCAAGGCGTCGCTGACCGGGACCACCTGCTGGGCGACCACTCGGGCCGCGGAGCCGCTCCCCCATCGCGTCAAGCAGCACGGCTCCCTGCTGCTGCGTGAGCTCGACCCCGACCGGATGGTGCTGCAGCACAACAAGGTCACCAACCTGCGCCTGGCCTCCTCCCACGTCGACGGCCTGCTGATCCGTCCCGGCGAGACGCTCTCCTTCAACCGCGTGGTCGGCAACTGCACGCGGCGGCAGGGCTACCTCGACGGGATGCGCCTGTCCAACGGCTCTCCGGAGTCGGGTGTCGGAGGCGGGATCTGTCAGCTGGCCAACCTGATCCACTGGATGGTCCTGCACTCGCCACTGACGGTCGTCGAGCGCTCCGAGCACTCCTTCGACCTGTTCCCCGACACCGGACGGGTCGTCCCCTGGGGTGTGGGCTGCTCCATCGTCTACAACTACGTCGACCTGGTCGTCCGCAACGACACCGACCTGACCTTCCAGCTGGGGGTGGAGGTCGGCAAGCGGTTCCTCCACGGGCAGCTGCGCAGCGACGAGCGCCCGCCGCGATCCTTCGAGGTGGAGGCGCGTGAGGAGGAGTTCGTGCGGCACGACGACCGGGTCTTCCGGCGCAACCAGATCTGGCGCCGGGCCCTCGACCCTGACACGGGCTCGCCGGTGGGCGAGGAGCTGCTCAAGGCGAACTTCGCACTGGTCGTCTACGACCTCTCGCCCGACACTCCTGTGGTCGACGCCTAG
- a CDS encoding amidohydrolase family protein, which translates to MRALKFSGPVLPHAESRDVYVVDGRVTFEKQAGAESAGTGWIVPGLVDAHNHLGLDDGGAVSDEETEAQALADRDTGVLLLRDCGSPADTRWVHEREDLPRLIRAGRHLARTRRYIRNYGHEVEPEELASYAAREARGSDGWIKLVGDWISRDDGDLAPSFPVEAFAAAIESAHAEGARVTAHCFGSDVLQGLLDAGIDCIEHGTGLSVDQVEQMAANGVALVPTVQQTGKFPQFASAGREKFPDYATTMEELHARRRETLMSAWEAGVSLFVGSDGGGVARHGELMGEIEAMVEMGLPADDVVAAASWRGREWLGWQGIEEGAAADFVVLDADPRQDLTTLRRPARVVLRGRVVA; encoded by the coding sequence ATGCGAGCGCTGAAGTTCTCCGGCCCGGTCCTGCCCCACGCGGAGTCACGTGACGTCTACGTCGTCGACGGCCGGGTCACCTTCGAGAAGCAGGCCGGCGCCGAGTCGGCCGGAACAGGCTGGATCGTTCCCGGACTGGTGGACGCCCACAACCACCTGGGGCTCGACGACGGCGGAGCGGTGTCGGACGAGGAGACCGAGGCCCAGGCGCTCGCCGACCGTGACACGGGAGTGCTGCTGCTGCGTGACTGCGGCTCACCGGCCGACACGCGCTGGGTGCACGAGCGCGAGGACCTGCCGCGCCTGATCCGGGCCGGGCGGCACCTCGCGCGGACGCGGCGCTACATCCGCAACTACGGCCACGAGGTCGAGCCCGAGGAGCTGGCGTCGTACGCCGCCCGCGAGGCGAGGGGGTCGGACGGCTGGATCAAGCTCGTCGGCGACTGGATCTCCCGCGACGACGGCGACCTGGCTCCATCGTTCCCGGTCGAGGCGTTCGCCGCTGCGATCGAGTCGGCACATGCCGAAGGTGCTCGCGTCACGGCGCACTGCTTCGGCTCCGACGTGCTGCAGGGACTCCTCGACGCCGGCATCGACTGCATCGAGCACGGCACCGGGCTCTCGGTCGACCAGGTGGAGCAGATGGCGGCGAACGGCGTCGCCCTGGTGCCGACGGTCCAGCAGACCGGCAAGTTCCCGCAGTTCGCGAGCGCGGGACGTGAGAAGTTCCCCGACTACGCCACCACCATGGAGGAGCTCCACGCGAGGCGGCGCGAGACGCTGATGTCGGCATGGGAGGCTGGGGTCTCGCTGTTCGTCGGGTCCGACGGTGGCGGCGTGGCGCGGCACGGCGAGCTGATGGGGGAGATCGAGGCGATGGTCGAGATGGGTCTTCCCGCGGACGACGTCGTCGCTGCGGCGTCCTGGCGAGGCAGGGAATGGCTGGGCTGGCAGGGGATCGAGGAGGGAGCCGCGGCCGACTTCGTGGTCCTGGACGCGGACCCTCGGCAGGACCTCACGACGCTGCGCCGACCCGCCCGCGTCGTGCTGCGCGGTCGCGTCGTCGCCTGA
- the ffh gene encoding signal recognition particle protein produces MFATLSDRLADTFKNLRGKGRLSDADIDATAREIRIALLEADVALPVVKEFVGAVKERARGEEVSGALNPAQQIIKIVHEELVAILGGETRRLRYAKSGPTVIMLAGLQGAGKTTLAAKLALWLKEQDKTPMLVAADLQRPNAVQQLQVNGERVGVPVFAPEPGNGTGNPVDVARASLEEARRKLHDVVIIDTAGRLGVDAELMKQAADIRDAVQPDEVLFVVDAMIGQDAVTTAQAFLEGVGYDGVVLTKLDGDARGGAALSIRSVTGRPVMFASSGEKMTDFDLFHPDRMASRILDMGDMLTLIEQAEKAFDSEQSMKAAEKLATKGGFTLEDFLQQMQQIRKLGSMTKIMGMLPGMGQFRDQLENFDEREIDRLQAIIQSMTPAERANPKIIDGSRRARIAKGSGRQVSDVNQLVDRFFEARKMMEQMARGGGMPGMPGMPGMAGKRGGAKQAAKGKKGKGKRTSGNPAKAAQEKAAQQAAAKAAAAEKAANPFGDPAGGEVDYEKAAAALDLPKDFSKFLK; encoded by the coding sequence TTGTTCGCCACACTCTCCGACCGGCTCGCTGACACCTTCAAGAACCTGCGGGGGAAGGGTCGACTCTCCGACGCAGACATCGACGCGACAGCACGCGAGATCCGGATCGCGCTCCTCGAGGCCGACGTCGCGCTTCCCGTCGTCAAGGAGTTCGTGGGCGCCGTCAAGGAGCGAGCCCGAGGCGAGGAGGTCAGCGGAGCGCTCAACCCCGCCCAGCAGATCATCAAGATCGTCCACGAGGAGCTCGTGGCGATCCTCGGCGGCGAGACGCGCCGGCTGCGCTACGCCAAGAGCGGCCCGACGGTCATCATGCTCGCCGGGCTCCAGGGTGCGGGCAAGACCACCCTCGCGGCCAAGCTCGCCCTGTGGCTGAAGGAGCAGGACAAGACGCCGATGCTCGTGGCTGCCGACCTCCAGCGCCCCAACGCGGTGCAGCAGCTGCAGGTCAACGGTGAGCGCGTCGGCGTACCCGTCTTCGCGCCCGAGCCCGGCAACGGCACGGGCAACCCGGTCGACGTCGCTCGCGCGTCTCTCGAAGAGGCCAGGCGCAAGCTCCACGACGTGGTCATCATCGACACCGCGGGCCGGCTGGGCGTCGATGCCGAGCTGATGAAGCAGGCTGCCGACATCCGTGACGCGGTCCAGCCCGACGAGGTCCTCTTCGTCGTGGACGCGATGATCGGTCAGGACGCCGTCACCACCGCGCAGGCCTTCCTCGAGGGCGTGGGCTACGACGGTGTCGTGCTCACCAAGCTCGACGGTGACGCCCGCGGCGGTGCGGCGCTGTCCATCCGGTCGGTCACCGGCAGGCCCGTCATGTTCGCCTCCAGCGGCGAGAAGATGACCGACTTCGACCTCTTCCACCCCGACCGGATGGCCTCGCGCATCCTCGACATGGGCGACATGCTCACCCTGATCGAGCAGGCCGAGAAGGCCTTCGACTCCGAGCAGTCCATGAAGGCCGCCGAGAAGCTCGCCACCAAGGGCGGGTTCACGCTGGAGGACTTCCTCCAGCAGATGCAGCAGATCCGCAAGCTCGGCTCGATGACCAAGATCATGGGCATGCTGCCCGGCATGGGTCAGTTCCGTGACCAGCTGGAGAACTTCGACGAGCGCGAGATCGACCGCCTCCAGGCGATCATCCAGTCGATGACGCCCGCCGAGCGGGCCAACCCCAAGATCATCGACGGCTCCCGCCGCGCGCGCATCGCCAAGGGCTCGGGCCGTCAGGTCTCCGACGTCAACCAGCTCGTCGACCGCTTCTTCGAGGCGCGCAAGATGATGGAGCAGATGGCGCGGGGCGGCGGCATGCCCGGCATGCCCGGCATGCCCGGGATGGCCGGCAAGCGCGGCGGCGCCAAGCAGGCCGCCAAGGGCAAGAAGGGCAAGGGCAAGCGGACCTCGGGCAACCCGGCCAAGGCGGCACAGGAGAAGGCCGCCCAGCAGGCTGCCGCCAAGGCAGCGGCGGCCGAGAAGGCCGCCAACCCGTTCGGCGACCCCGCCGGCGGCGAGGTCGACTACGAGAAGGCTGCGGCCGCGCTCGACCTGCCGAAGGACTTCAGCAAGTTCCTGAAGTGA